DNA from Aureimonas sp. AU20:
CGACAGCGCCCGTGATCGAGGCCGTCCTGAAGAAGGGCGTCAGCTTCCATGGCAAGGCCGATATTCTCGACAAGCCGTATTACACTGCCTACGACCCGATCAAGAACGCGGCCGGCGAGACGATCGGCGTAGTGTTCGTCGGCGTCGAGCAAGCTCAGTTCATGGCCGGCGTCCATGATCTCCTAATGCAGATGGCCGTGACGAACGGGGTGATCCTCTTGGGCGTCGGCCTTCTCGCCTATGTCGGGATGGGCCCGATGCTGCGCCCGCTCCGCATCCTGCGTGAGGACGTCCTGCACATGGCGGCCGGCGATCTGGCGCGCGGGGTGCGCCTCTCCAAGGGTCGGGACGAGATCGCCGAACTCCAGCGCGCCATGGGCGACATGACCACCAAGCTCTCCGAGATCGTCTCGGGCGTGCGCGCCTCCTCCTCGCTGGTGGCCGCCGGCTCGGCCCGCTCGGCCGAAACCGCCGACCGCCTGTCGTCGGGCTCGACGGAACAGGCCGCCGCCTCCGAGCAAGCCTCGGCCGCGATCGAGGAGATGACCGCCAACATCCGCCAGAACGCCGACAACGCCTCCACCACCGAGAAGATCGCCGCCCAGGCCGCCGAGCATGCCGGCACCACGGGCGCAGCGGTGGCGCAGTCCACCGAGGCGATGCGCGCCATTGCCGAGAAGATCGCCGTGGTGCAGGAGATCGCCCGCCAGACCGACCTCCTCGCGCTGAACGCCGCGATCGAAGCCGCCCGCGCCGGCCAGCACGGCAAGGGGTTCGCGGTGGTGGCCTCGGAAGTGCGCAAGCTCGCCGAGCGCAGCCAGGCGGCGGCGGCCGAGATCGGTGACTTGTCGAGCCGCACGCTGGTGGTGGCGGAGGATGCCGGGGCGCGGCTGGAGCGGTTGGTTCCGGACATTCGCAAGACGGCGGAGCTAGTGTCGGAGATTTCGGCGGCGTGCCGGGAGCAGTCGATCGGCATCGAGCAGATCAACCAAGCGATCGGGCAGCTGGATCAGGTGACGCAGTCGAACGCCGGTGCGGCCAACGAGATGGCGGCCACCGCCGACCAGCTGTCCACCGAGGCGGGCCGTCTGGAAGAGCGGGCGGGGTTCTTTCGCTTGTCGGACTCCGAACGCGAACGGCTTCGCCAGGCGGAGGCGGTGGAGATCGAAGCCACCAACCGCCGGCTCACAGCGCAGGGCGCCAAGGCCGCGAAGGGCAAGCCGCAGGACGCCTCGGCCCCTACCCGTGCCAGCGCCCGGTCCTCTTCGGCCAAACGCAGCCGGCCGAGCGCGACCAATCTCAATCTGGACCGTTCCGAGGAGGCGGCGGAAGACCAGTCCGGGTTCCAGAAACTCAGCGCCTGAGAACGGTGCGACCCACCGTTTCGTTCTCAGCGGGCCGCCCTTTTGGCGGCCCGTTCCGTTTAGGGCCGCTCAGCCCTGCCGCACGTCGCCGGTCACATGGGGATTGCCGTCGCCCTTGGGCTCGACGCGGCCGCGCTCGTCCTTCGGCTTGAGATCGCCCGACGCCGTGGAGCCCGGCGGCTTCTCGATCTGGCTTTCTCGCGACTCGTCCTCGGGACCGACACGCTTGATCTGTTCGTTCATGGGACTCACCCGTCTCCGTTTGAGGCCATAATCGGCATGGCGGCTCGGCGGTTCCGATCCAGCCTTTCGCCAGGCTTGCCGTGTGGGGATCGTCCCGACAGGGCGCGGCTGGACTTGGGCCCCCTCGCCGCCCATGTTCAGCACGCGAAGTCCTCCCACAGGATCGGCTCCTGCCGCGGCTCCCGACTGATCTGTCAGGGTCCCGCGACAGACCCACCATCGTCCGATCATCCACAGACACATCGCGCTTTGGCATCAAAATGTCATTTTGCGATTGCCCCGCCCGGTCTTCTTTGGTAACAGCGCGTCATTCCCCGGTAGCTCAGTGGTAGAGCAATCGACTGTTAATCGATCGGTCGCTGGTTCGAATCCGGCCCGGGGAGCCACCTTTCAAATTCTGATCGTTTGCCAGGTCATCGCAGGCCTAGACCGTTTGTGTCTGCACACTCAAAGCACTCTGGTCCGGGCTCGCGCGAGCCCTATGGAACGCTGACGAGCACGATGACGTTTCCCTTCGACAAGGCTCGGAGGATCGCCAACATGACGTCGCATAGCGTGGAAGAAGATCGCGTAATCTCGCACAACAAGCCGATGGGGCCGAAGCTGCGCATCGCGATCGGCGTCTTTCTGCTGGTCCTGCTCACGGCCATGATCAGCACGCTCGTGATCGGTGGCCCGACGGCCGACCCGGCCACCGCCAAGATTTCGCTGCAGCAGCAGGGAACGATCCCGACCAATCCCGGCGCCACGCCCAACGGCAGCCCCAGCGCCAATCCTTGACGCCAAGCGGCCGACGCCCTCAGCGTCGGCCTTCAGAGCGCCCAACCGGCCCGTCCAGCGCCCGCCGACAAGCTCGCGCCCACGAACCTCCTCGCAACCGCCTAGCGCTGAAAGCACGCTTCGACCGTGCTCTGCCCTTCCTCCGGCGAGCCTTCGATCCAGCGATTTTCGAGCGAGTTTATTCACCAAGTCTTAACCAGCCTGGGGCGAGGTTGGGGCATGTCGCCTCCGCTCGCCCGCGCCTTTGCCCGGATCGCCAGCACGCTCTTCGCCTTCGCGGCGTTGGTGCTGATCGGTTTCGTGACATCGCCGGCCGGGTTTGCCGCAAGCGATCTGCCGCCCACTCTTCTGGTCCATCAGGACGCTGCCACCCCGGACGATTCCGGCGCGCCGCAGGTCGCCGGGGATCAGGACGAGCCCTCGTCCTTCGAGGCCATGATGCCGGGAACCTGGCAGATCGCCGAGCGCCCGCAGTCCTCTTGGACGATGGCCGGTGCGCGTCTTGGTGCAGCCACCGACCTTTCCGGACCCGACAGGCCCCCTCCCCGCCACCGCTCCGATCTTCGGAGCGGATCGCTCGGGATGCTCTAGCTAGCCCCGCGAACCCGAAAGGTCGAAGCCGGCCGCCCGCTCCTCGCATCCGCGCCGCCGGCGCGAGCGGGGCCAGGGCGCGATCGGCTCGCCCAGCCGGCAGGCGCCCATAGTCCCTGCCCCTTCGGTTCGCCCAGCCGGCTTGTCTCGCCCGCGCCCCTCTCCGCGAACGCCCAGCGGCCGATTTCGGCCGGAAAGTTCCAGACGCGGACGACCCACCCATGCGCTTTCCCAACATTCGACGCCTGCTATCCGCCGCGCCCGCGCCCGAGCTCCTGTCGCGCCGTCCGGCCTATGTCCGCCTTCGCACCGGGCTGATCCTCGGGCTCTTCGCCGGCATCTACTGCGTCATCGGCGGCCGGCTGGTGATGCTCGGCGCGGTGGAGGAGCCGACGCCCGTCGCCTGGCCCTCGCCGCCCTCCAAGGCGCGGCCGAACATTCTGGACCGCAACGGCCAGGTGCTCGCCATGGATATCCCCAGCGCCTCGGTTTATGCCGAGCCACGCCGCATGGTGGACGTGGACGAGGCGATCGAGGGTCTGACGCGCGTCTTCCCCGATCTCGACCCGGCCGATCTGCGCAAGCGCCTGTCGAGCCGCTCGGCCTTCACCTGGATCAAGCGCACCACGACGCGCGCAGAGCGCGACGCGCTCTGGGCGCTGGGCATTCCTGGCGTCGGCTTCCGCGACGAACTGCGCCGGCTCTATCCCAATGGCCGCGCGGCGGCGCATGTCCTGGGCGCGGTCAATGTCGACAATATTGGCATCGCGGGCATGGAAAGCTGGGTGGACCGGCAGGGACTGCAGGTGCTGCGCGGCGCGGGTCTGGATCTCGACAGCGAGAACCTGGAGCCGATCCGCCTCAGCCTCGACCTGCGCGCGCAGCACGCGCTGACGGTGGAACTCTCCGAGGCGGTCAATAAGTTCAGCGCGATCGCGGGCGCAGGGCTTGTGATGGACGTGACGAACGGCGAGGTCATCGCCCTCGCCTCGCTGCCCGATTTCGACCCCAACGTGCCGACCGACGCCCTGAAGCCGGACCGCATCAACCGCGTCAATGTCGGCACCTACGAGATGGGCTCGACCTTCAAGGCCATGACCACGGCCATGGCGCTGGATTCCGGCCTGTTCGACCTGCGCTCGGTGGTGGACGCCAGCGCCCCCTTGCGCTTCGGCCGCTTCTCCATCCGCGACTATCGCGGCCAGAACCGGCCTCTGAACATTCCCGAATCCTTCATCCACTCCTCCAACATCGTCATGGGCAAGATGGCGATGGCGGTCGGCCCGGAGCATCACCGCTCCTTCCTCAAGCGGCTCGGCCAGCTCGACCGGCTGAAGACCGAACTGCCGGAAAGCGCCAGCCCGCTTTTCCCCGCCAAATGGGGCGATCTCAATACGGCGACGATTTCCTTCGGCCACGGCATCGCGGTGACGCCGCTTCAGGCGAGCATGGGCATCGCCGCCGTGGTGAATGGCGGCCGCCTCCTGCGCCCGACCTTCGTCAAGGGCGCCGACGTGGCGGAGCGGGTCGTGTCGGAAGGCGTCGTGTCGGAGCGCACCGGCGAGGCGCTGCGCTTCCTGATGCGGCTGAACGCCCGCGTCGGCTCGGCCGGCAAGGCGGATGTCGACGGCTATTTCGTCGGCGGCAAGACCGGCACGGCGGAGAAGGTCGTGAACGGGCGCTACGACAGCGGCACGGTGCTCACCGCCTTCATGGGCATCGCGCCAGCCCATGCGCCGCGCTATCTCTTCATGACGGTTCTGGACGAGCCCAAGCCCCTGCCCGAGACCTACGGCTTCCGCACCTCGGGCTGGAACGTGGTGCCGACCACGGGCAAGATCATCGCGCGCATCCTGCCGATTTTGGGCGTCGCGCCGACCGCCACACCCCCGGCCTCCCCCTTCCCCGCCATGGTCTCCGCCCGCGCCTGGGGCTCGAACCTCTTCGACGGACAGCGGCAGGTCGCGATCAATCAGCCTTAAGAGGCTCTCAGCCAGCGGGCGGGCGCGAGGCGCGCCCGCTGGTTCGGCCCGGACAATGGTGCTGGGTTAAAGACTCAGACGATCATAGGCGAAGACGCCGACGCAAAGTGGCAACGCCGTCAGGCATGGAGCATCGCCGCGATGTGCAACGCCCGTCGAACGGCCAACAGCTCGACGCGACAAAGCCACCGGCTCGAACGTGGAGAATTTGAATGTCTTGAGAAAACTGGAGCGGGCGATGGGATTCGAACCCACGACCCCAACCTTGGCAAGGTTGTGCTCTACCACTGAGCTACGCCCGCCCGCTCTTGTCTCCGCCGCCCCGTGAGGCGCTGCGGATGGGCGGCTTATGAGCCATCCCGAGGGGGAATGCAAGAGGGTTCGATTGGAAAAAGCGGCTGACGGCTTTCGATCGTCGCAGCCCAAGGCTGGCCCGTCTTCGGTCCTCCCTCGCCAGCCGAAACCGCGAGCCGAAGCCCGTTCGAATATCGAAAATCGGAAGGGAGATATTGGAGCGGGCGATGGGGATCGAACCCACGACATCCAGCTTGGGAAGCTGGCGTTCTACCGCTGAACTACGCCCGCGCTCACGCCCAACACGTAGCGGAACGGCGGTTTCCTGGCAAGAGCCGGCTGGCGGGAGGAAGGAGCATGCGGCGCTATCTCCGCCAGCGCGGCCCCGCCCCGTCTGGGCGCCCCGCCTCGGCGCACGCGCCGTCCGTCAGAAGGCGAAGGATCTCCGCCTTGCCGGCACCGGCCGGCACTTCTACCAGCGGAATGCCGACGCGCTCCAGCACGAGGCGCTTGACCGCCATGCGGTCCGCCGCATCCTCCGAAAGGTCGTGGCCGGTCCCGTGATATTCCACCACAAGCCGAGGCTGGCCGAAGCGGTCGATCAGCAGGAAATCCACCCGCTTGCTGTTGAAGGAGCTGAAGGCGGCCCGCAGGCGGCGATCGGAAGGGTCGTAGGCCGTCTTCACGAAGGCGCCCATGGCGACCTCGAAGGACAGACGCCAGTCCGGCCGCTGGTCGCGCACCCATTCGTCCAGCGCGTAGAGAACGCGCGAGGCTTCCTTATTCACGGGGCAGACGGCGCGCAGCTCAGCGCTCGCGATGAAGCGAAGCTGGTTCGCGGAGCGCGAGACGTCGTTCTCCTCGAAATATTGCCGGCGCCGCTCGGCCTCCTCCTCGCGGGCCGCCTCTTCGACGCGGAGAGCATCGATCTCGCGCCTCGCCTCGCGCGCGATGCGCCGGGCGCGGCGCGCGAAGAGCGCCAAAGCGATCGTGAAAGCGACCAGAAGCCCGATCAGCGCCGGCTGCATTCCGCTTCCCACCATGTCTCACTCGCGCTGCGCGTCAGACGAAATGCTTGGAAAGCTTAAGCCCCTGGGCCTGGTAGTTGGAATTGAGGTCGATGCCGTAGAGCCGGCTCGGCAGCGAGGCCATGCGCTCGTAGACGAGGCGGCCGACGATCTGGCCGTGCTCCAGAATGAAGGGCACGTCGTGGCTGCGCACTTCCAGCACCGCGCGGCTGCCCGTGCCGCCGGCCAGACTGTGGCCGAAGCCGGGGTCGAAAAAGCCGGCGTAGTGAACGCGGAACTCGCCGACCAGCGGGTCGAACGGCGTCATCTCGGCGGCATAGGCGGGGGGGACATGCACCGCCTCTTCGGACACGAGAATGTAGAACTCGTCGGGATCGAGCACGAGTTCGCCCGTGCCGGAGCGATGGATCGGCTCCCAGAAGTCGAGCACGGGCTGTGCGGCGCGCTTGTCCACGTCCACCACGCCCGTGTGGCGCTTGCCGCGATAGCCGACGAGACCGTCGGCATTGCCCAGGAGATCGATCGAGAGGGCGATGCCGCCACCCGAAATGTTGGCGTCCGCCGTGCTGGTCAGCCGTTCGCTGGCGTGAAGCGCGGCCAGCTCCGCTTCGCCGAGCTGCGCGTCTCCGGTGCGAAAGCGGATCTGGCTGAGGCGCGAGCCGGGCCGCACCACGATCGGAAAGGTGCGCGGGCTGATCTCGATGAAGAGCGGACCACGATAGCCGGCCGGCACCTTGTCGAACTCCTGCGCGCCGTCGACCATCACGCGGGTGAAGATGTCGAGCCGGCCCGTGGAGGATTTCGGATTGGCCGCCGCGCGAACCTCGGGCGGCAGCGCCAGGGCCTCCTGCAGCGGCACGACATAAACGCAGCCCGTTTCCAGAACGGCGCCGCCCGTCAGGTCGATCTCGTGCAT
Protein-coding regions in this window:
- a CDS encoding 2'-deoxycytidine 5'-triphosphate deaminase; this encodes MTGGILPDRDIAALFEAGGITADRVFDADQIQPASLDLRLGSRAYRVRASFLPGRGACVADKLARFSMHEIDLTGGAVLETGCVYVVPLQEALALPPEVRAAANPKSSTGRLDIFTRVMVDGAQEFDKVPAGYRGPLFIEISPRTFPIVVRPGSRLSQIRFRTGDAQLGEAELAALHASERLTSTADANISGGGIALSIDLLGNADGLVGYRGKRHTGVVDVDKRAAQPVLDFWEPIHRSGTGELVLDPDEFYILVSEEAVHVPPAYAAEMTPFDPLVGEFRVHYAGFFDPGFGHSLAGGTGSRAVLEVRSHDVPFILEHGQIVGRLVYERMASLPSRLYGIDLNSNYQAQGLKLSKHFV
- a CDS encoding methyl-accepting chemotaxis protein; its protein translation is MTMLLLVGLLALSMVNFWQVRDTMLRDADRKAQTQQEANLRVAWEVLERYGKDFSLVNGELFVGQQKLNGFVEPVDKVKELVGGVATIFAGDTRITTNVVKPDGSRAIGTKLTTAPVIEAVLKKGVSFHGKADILDKPYYTAYDPIKNAAGETIGVVFVGVEQAQFMAGVHDLLMQMAVTNGVILLGVGLLAYVGMGPMLRPLRILREDVLHMAAGDLARGVRLSKGRDEIAELQRAMGDMTTKLSEIVSGVRASSSLVAAGSARSAETADRLSSGSTEQAAASEQASAAIEEMTANIRQNADNASTTEKIAAQAAEHAGTTGAAVAQSTEAMRAIAEKIAVVQEIARQTDLLALNAAIEAARAGQHGKGFAVVASEVRKLAERSQAAAAEIGDLSSRTLVVAEDAGARLERLVPDIRKTAELVSEISAACREQSIGIEQINQAIGQLDQVTQSNAGAANEMAATADQLSTEAGRLEERAGFFRLSDSERERLRQAEAVEIEATNRRLTAQGAKAAKGKPQDASAPTRASARSSSAKRSRPSATNLNLDRSEEAAEDQSGFQKLSA
- a CDS encoding DUF2726 domain-containing protein; the encoded protein is MVGSGMQPALIGLLVAFTIALALFARRARRIAREARREIDALRVEEAAREEEAERRRQYFEENDVSRSANQLRFIASAELRAVCPVNKEASRVLYALDEWVRDQRPDWRLSFEVAMGAFVKTAYDPSDRRLRAAFSSFNSKRVDFLLIDRFGQPRLVVEYHGTGHDLSEDAADRMAVKRLVLERVGIPLVEVPAGAGKAEILRLLTDGACAEAGRPDGAGPRWRR
- a CDS encoding peptidoglycan D,D-transpeptidase FtsI family protein — protein: MRFPNIRRLLSAAPAPELLSRRPAYVRLRTGLILGLFAGIYCVIGGRLVMLGAVEEPTPVAWPSPPSKARPNILDRNGQVLAMDIPSASVYAEPRRMVDVDEAIEGLTRVFPDLDPADLRKRLSSRSAFTWIKRTTTRAERDALWALGIPGVGFRDELRRLYPNGRAAAHVLGAVNVDNIGIAGMESWVDRQGLQVLRGAGLDLDSENLEPIRLSLDLRAQHALTVELSEAVNKFSAIAGAGLVMDVTNGEVIALASLPDFDPNVPTDALKPDRINRVNVGTYEMGSTFKAMTTAMALDSGLFDLRSVVDASAPLRFGRFSIRDYRGQNRPLNIPESFIHSSNIVMGKMAMAVGPEHHRSFLKRLGQLDRLKTELPESASPLFPAKWGDLNTATISFGHGIAVTPLQASMGIAAVVNGGRLLRPTFVKGADVAERVVSEGVVSERTGEALRFLMRLNARVGSAGKADVDGYFVGGKTGTAEKVVNGRYDSGTVLTAFMGIAPAHAPRYLFMTVLDEPKPLPETYGFRTSGWNVVPTTGKIIARILPILGVAPTATPPASPFPAMVSARAWGSNLFDGQRQVAINQP